From the Candidatus Dadabacteria bacterium genome, the window TCTGGGAAGGGGAGTGTTTCGTGTTTGACGACCGCACCTCGGTCGGCCACGACCTTTCTAGGGGAATCTGGAGCACGTGCAGAAACTGCAGGGCCCCCGTATCTCCGGAGGACAGGGAATCCGAGGAGTTCCGTGAGGGAATATCGTGCCCCCGCTGCCACGCAAAGCTTACTCCAGAGAGGATTTCATCGCTTGAGGAAAGACAGAAGCAGATGAGGCTTGCCAGAGAGAAAAACCGCAAACATCTCGGGGCCGTAATAAAAAGAGGGAGCGCGAAACGGGCGCAGGGTTAATCTCGGGCTTCGAGCTCGTCCTTTAAGATCTTGTAGTCTATGCTGTCGACAAGAGCTTTCCAGCTCGCTTCCACTATGTTGTCGGAAACCCCCACCGTGCTCCATCTCTTCTCCCCGTCTCCCGATTCCACAAGCACCCTTACCACGGAGTCGGTACCGCCCGACCTCGACACTACCCTCACCCTGTAATCGAACAGCCTCAGGGTCTTAAGACTCGGGAAGAATTTCTCAAGCGATTTCCGAAGCGCCCTGTCTATCGCACTTACGGGGCCGGTTCCCCTTGCCACTGTATATTCCGTGACGCCGTTTACCCGGACTTCCGCGGTGGCCTCCGAGAGCGGCTCCTCGTCACCTTCCCGTTTTTCGACCAGTGTCCGGGTGTTTTTCAGGTAAAACCGCTTTTTGTATGTTCCGAGGGTTTTTCTCACCAGCAGTTCAAAGGACGCGTCCGCCCCTTCGAACTCGTAACCCTGGTTCTCCAGAACCTTAAGTTCGTTCAGTATCTCGAGGATTCTTTCGTCCTTGGGGTCTATTTCCACTCCCAGTTCCTGGGCCTTGTAGGCTATGTTGGCCCGTCCGGAGAGGTCAGAGACCAGCACCCGCCTCCTGTTGCCGACGCTCTGGGGCTCTACGTGCTCGTAGGTGTCTGAATTCTTCATTACGGCGCTTACGTGTATTCCCCCTTTGTGAGCGAAGGCACTCTCACCGACAAATGCCTGTTTCTTAAGAGGTGCAAGATTGGTGAGCTCATGAATGAAGTGGGACACGGAATAGAGTTTTTTCAGGTTCTCTGCGGAGATGGAATCCATCCCGAGCTTCAGGGCGATATTCGGTATTATGGCGCAGAGATTGGCGTTTCCGCACCGCTCCCCGTAGCCGTTCATGGTTCCCTGGACCTGGGACGCTCCCTCCCTTACGGCGTAAAGGGTGTTAGCGACCCCGACTTCGCTGTCGTTATGGGTGTGTATTCCCAGGCTCGGGTTATCGAACATGCCGTTAACTTCCCTTATGGCGCCCTCGACGTCCCAAGGCATGGAGCCGCCGTTTGTGTCACATAAAACGACCGTGTCGACTCCCGCCCCGTAGGCGGTCTCAAGAACCTTCGCCGAGTACTCGGAGTTTCTCTTCCAGCCGTCAAAAAAATGCTCGGCGTCAAAAAACACCTTGTCCACGTGGCGTTTCAGGTACTTGATCGAGTCGTGTACGAGCTCGAGGTTCTCTTCAAGCCCTATTTTGAGAGCTTCTGTGACTTGGAAGTCCCAGCTTTTCCCGACGATCGTCACGACCGGGGTTTCGGCCTCCAGAAGCGCCTGTATGCTAGCGTCTTCCTCGCAGCTTTTCCTTGCGCGTCTTGTGCTTCCGAAAGCCGC encodes:
- the cimA gene encoding citramalate synthase, which codes for MSNSRTVEIYDVTLRDGTQGENISFSIHDKIRITQRLDDLGVHYIEGGWPGSNERDKGYFEEAKKLGLKNASVAAFGSTRRARKSCEEDASIQALLEAETPVVTIVGKSWDFQVTEALKIGLEENLELVHDSIKYLKRHVDKVFFDAEHFFDGWKRNSEYSAKVLETAYGAGVDTVVLCDTNGGSMPWDVEGAIREVNGMFDNPSLGIHTHNDSEVGVANTLYAVREGASQVQGTMNGYGERCGNANLCAIIPNIALKLGMDSISAENLKKLYSVSHFIHELTNLAPLKKQAFVGESAFAHKGGIHVSAVMKNSDTYEHVEPQSVGNRRRVLVSDLSGRANIAYKAQELGVEIDPKDERILEILNELKVLENQGYEFEGADASFELLVRKTLGTYKKRFYLKNTRTLVEKREGDEEPLSEATAEVRVNGVTEYTVARGTGPVSAIDRALRKSLEKFFPSLKTLRLFDYRVRVVSRSGGTDSVVRVLVESGDGEKRWSTVGVSDNIVEASWKALVDSIDYKILKDELEARD